Proteins encoded by one window of Sulfurospirillum barnesii SES-3:
- a CDS encoding ATP-binding cassette domain-containing protein, translating into MGKNSIIEISNLHYAYGKKPIYEGLNLCIEKGSVYGVLGKNGVGKSTLINILMGYLVPQKGKCLIFGEDSHHLSNEAKAKIALLHEGFISFDYLSIEYIERFFAPFYPNWDRAVFYDLVDLMGLDYAQKLSTLSFGQKSQVVLGTLFAQNAELLILDDYSMGLDAGYRCLFIDYLKAYIAKNEKTVLITSHVMSDLVGLIDKMAIVQKGGSVYQGTIQGFCEQFKCYEAPLDGIFKRDWVHRIEKHLDKQIVYSFQELEGLKELSCDFEAKFLGFVGKY; encoded by the coding sequence GTGGGAAAAAATAGCATTATTGAGATTTCGAATCTACACTATGCTTATGGGAAAAAGCCCATTTATGAGGGGCTGAATCTTTGCATTGAAAAAGGGAGTGTTTATGGCGTTTTGGGAAAAAATGGTGTAGGCAAATCGACACTGATCAATATTTTAATGGGGTATTTGGTTCCTCAAAAAGGAAAATGCCTGATTTTTGGTGAAGATTCGCATCATTTGAGCAATGAGGCAAAGGCAAAAATCGCACTCTTACATGAGGGGTTTATTAGCTTTGATTATCTCTCAATAGAGTATATTGAACGCTTTTTTGCTCCTTTTTACCCCAATTGGGATAGAGCTGTTTTTTACGATTTGGTTGATTTAATGGGGTTAGATTATGCTCAAAAACTCTCCACACTCTCATTTGGTCAGAAATCACAAGTGGTGTTAGGTACTTTATTTGCTCAAAATGCAGAGCTTCTTATCTTAGATGATTATTCTATGGGGCTGGATGCTGGGTATCGGTGTTTGTTTATTGATTATTTAAAAGCGTATATCGCTAAGAATGAGAAAACGGTTTTGATTACCTCGCATGTCATGAGTGATTTGGTAGGGCTTATTGATAAGATGGCAATTGTTCAAAAAGGTGGAAGCGTGTATCAAGGTACGATTCAAGGTTTTTGTGAACAGTTTAAATGTTATGAAGCACCCCTTGATGGTATTTTTAAACGTGATTGGGTGCATCGAATCGAAAAACATCTTGATAAACAAATCGTGTACAGCTTTCAAGAGCTTGAGGGTCTTAAAGAGCTTAGCTGTGATTTTGAGGCAAAATTTTTAGGTTTTGTGGGGAAATACTAA
- a CDS encoding FeoB-associated Cys-rich membrane protein: MVENILLGLITLGAVYYLYRTLFKNKGCGCGKDSCSGKK, translated from the coding sequence ATGGTCGAAAACATTCTTTTAGGACTCATTACGTTGGGTGCTGTGTATTATCTCTATCGCACACTCTTTAAAAACAAGGGATGTGGTTGTGGTAAGGATAGTTGCAGTGGGAAAAAATAG
- a CDS encoding GGDEF domain-containing protein → MIQKYFFSSFSNRFFSFLVMVGVFLYGGFTLYQTRQLLQRGAHEEMLMLYELSKKMDAHALLNPLVVENEMYENQKEFFDEYQKITPYSTNKALERTLPFTLSIRFFTPKTLPEFLRTEYEALGEKEHVYRFDASSLTLFGTFADKQWVFIQKDARHVHVLDQKMEHLILSLAIVFFLTVGMIVFSSYEAWMYRKKKETIESEYVHLEEDAKKLAFVDALTGVASRLKLAQSLNDLIENAKRFYQPFSLILCDLDSFKRINDTHGHDYGDVVLKRVAHTLQESLRSSDITARWGGEEFLMVLPMTHLKCAIRTAEKLRRNIEALSFEKIPFITCSFGVVEYAIGEDEAALFKRVDTLLYEAKTAGRNCIKYEKKDKLWSKTFF, encoded by the coding sequence GTGATACAAAAATACTTCTTTTCATCCTTTTCCAATCGTTTTTTTAGCTTCCTTGTAATGGTGGGAGTCTTTTTGTATGGTGGATTTACCTTATACCAAACACGCCAGTTACTTCAACGTGGTGCACACGAAGAGATGCTTATGCTTTATGAGCTTTCTAAAAAAATGGATGCGCATGCTCTGCTGAATCCCCTAGTCGTTGAAAATGAAATGTACGAGAACCAAAAAGAGTTTTTTGATGAATATCAAAAAATAACGCCTTATAGTACCAATAAAGCATTAGAGAGAACATTGCCCTTTACGCTTTCTATACGTTTTTTTACGCCTAAGACCTTACCAGAATTTTTACGTACGGAGTATGAGGCGCTAGGGGAAAAGGAGCATGTCTATCGCTTTGATGCATCCTCATTAACTCTTTTTGGCACCTTTGCAGATAAGCAATGGGTCTTTATTCAAAAGGATGCACGGCATGTGCATGTTCTTGATCAAAAGATGGAGCATTTAATACTCTCTTTAGCAATTGTCTTCTTCTTAACCGTGGGGATGATCGTATTTTCTTCCTACGAAGCATGGATGTATCGTAAGAAAAAGGAGACGATTGAGTCAGAGTATGTGCATTTGGAAGAAGATGCTAAAAAACTAGCCTTTGTTGATGCCCTCACAGGGGTGGCAAGTCGTTTAAAATTGGCACAATCTTTGAACGACTTAATTGAAAATGCTAAACGGTTTTATCAACCTTTTTCATTGATTTTATGCGATTTGGACTCGTTTAAACGTATTAATGACACCCATGGGCATGATTATGGGGATGTGGTGTTAAAAAGGGTTGCACACACCTTGCAAGAGAGTTTACGCAGCAGTGATATTACTGCGCGTTGGGGCGGGGAAGAGTTTTTGATGGTCTTACCCATGACACATCTTAAATGTGCTATTCGCACCGCTGAGAAATTACGACGAAATATTGAGGCACTTTCTTTTGAGAAAATTCCCTTTATCACGTGTTCGTTTGGCGTGGTTGAGTATGCTATTGGGGAAGATGAAGCGGCTTTATTTAAAAGAGTTGATACCCTTTTGTATGAAGCAAAGACGGCTGGGCGCAATTGTATTAAATACGAAAAAAAGGATAAATTATGGTCGAAAACATTCTTTTAG
- a CDS encoding DUF4198 domain-containing protein yields the protein MTKSFLKVALISSVIASSALAHFQMLYTPNMALEKGGKIELRHIFTHPFADEHTMDMGKQHDSEALAPVVDFFAINKEQKTDLKASLKEITFKGNHNSGKGFASEYKAQKMGDHILVLTPAPYYEKGEDAYIQQITKTIVNVAGTPTDWDADLGLKAEIVPLTKPYAIWAGGSFTGVVKSNGQPVPFAEIEVEYVNRDVDLKTNSMGKDRIKAPQDAFVTMGIKANKDGEFTFAIPKAGFWGFAALGVGPDKEYKGKELSQDGVIWVEAKPMK from the coding sequence ATGACAAAGAGTTTTCTAAAAGTTGCGTTGATCTCTTCTGTGATTGCTTCAAGTGCCCTAGCGCACTTTCAAATGCTTTATACCCCCAATATGGCACTCGAAAAAGGTGGCAAAATAGAATTACGCCATATTTTCACCCATCCTTTTGCGGATGAACATACCATGGATATGGGAAAACAACACGATAGCGAAGCGCTAGCGCCTGTGGTAGATTTTTTTGCTATCAATAAAGAGCAAAAAACAGATTTAAAAGCGAGTCTCAAAGAGATTACGTTTAAGGGTAACCATAACAGTGGCAAGGGCTTTGCCTCTGAGTATAAAGCACAAAAGATGGGTGACCACATTTTGGTGTTAACCCCTGCTCCGTATTATGAAAAAGGTGAAGATGCGTACATCCAGCAAATTACCAAAACGATTGTCAACGTGGCAGGTACGCCAACGGATTGGGATGCAGATTTGGGTCTTAAAGCCGAAATCGTGCCTTTAACCAAACCCTATGCGATTTGGGCAGGTGGCAGTTTTACAGGTGTAGTAAAATCCAATGGACAACCCGTACCCTTTGCCGAAATTGAGGTGGAGTATGTCAATCGAGATGTGGATCTAAAAACCAATAGCATGGGCAAAGATCGCATCAAAGCGCCTCAAGATGCGTTTGTCACCATGGGCATTAAAGCCAATAAAGACGGTGAATTTACTTTTGCAATTCCAAAAGCAGGTTTTTGGGGATTTGCGGCACTAGGTGTTGGTCCTGATAAAGAGTACAAAGGCAAAGAACTCAGCCAAGATGGAGTCATTTGGGTGGAAGCTAAACCTATGAAATAA
- the feoB gene encoding ferrous iron transport protein B, which translates to MIKVALAGQPNCGKSTIFNLVSGIHQHVANYPGVTVDKKVGRFDYQNEKIEMVDLPGTYSFSSYSLEERVSKEFLYDESPDIIVNIVDASNIKRHLYLTFQLLEIGIPVVIVLNMMDVASRRGIYIDHQKIEEMLGVPVVCASGAKGEGGEAIMQAIVATYHQKEQYQNFKMNYEELESSIQEIETELIHADVRLNRRWMAIKILEEDKALVEKLGDEFTYIQEKAQRCEERFHQTYDKDIGAFLAAIRYDSADLIFHKCVKVTKLHEETLTDKVDKIVLNRWLAFPILLLVMFLVYELSIVYGYKLTDYTWPLLAMFKNVVIDILPEPDLIDVPMITDLSIWMVNSANALINYIPIFFILFALIAIMEDVGYMPRLAFILDKVFKKFGLHGQSTLPLVLGGAMVGGCAVPGVMSTKGIADERARMATILAVPYMNCLAKVPFYTLILGAFFKEEMGLMMFYISTVTLFIALIVSKLLTSTVLKTRETAPFVMELPPYHLPTFKGVIIRAAQRVWVYIKKVVTIVLAVAIILFAMLQFPGLSQEGQASYNEKVQTALSDFDRKVAKSSYYTMVDSKEKVSALVNYYDNYKAKRMVVSGSEGAKNVDEAFMRNDENLFRFVKPENDKDAKIINTALRTLSNVRKDLLRQIKNEKIENSFLGMLGHSMEPITQFAGFDWKINVAFLSSFAARESAVATLGSLYENNKADSKRAEEAMYENSGYSPLHAVAIIIFMVLTPPCIATMIVVKMQANSYKWMLFAILFPITLGIIISSFIFSFGSVAGWSGVEAMSYFYVAIVFLALFLGLMPNRQNGWFGGFRK; encoded by the coding sequence ATGATCAAAGTAGCACTTGCGGGTCAGCCAAACTGTGGAAAATCAACTATTTTTAACCTTGTAAGCGGTATTCATCAGCATGTCGCTAACTATCCAGGGGTTACCGTTGATAAGAAAGTAGGGCGCTTTGACTACCAAAATGAAAAAATTGAAATGGTTGATTTGCCTGGAACCTACTCTTTTAGCTCCTACTCACTAGAAGAGCGTGTCTCTAAAGAGTTTTTGTACGATGAGTCGCCTGATATTATTGTAAACATAGTGGATGCTTCTAACATCAAACGCCATTTGTATTTAACCTTTCAGCTTCTTGAAATTGGTATTCCTGTGGTCATTGTCTTAAACATGATGGATGTGGCAAGCCGTAGGGGAATTTACATAGACCATCAAAAAATAGAAGAGATGCTAGGGGTACCTGTGGTCTGTGCGAGTGGAGCAAAAGGCGAGGGTGGTGAGGCGATTATGCAAGCGATTGTTGCAACGTATCACCAAAAAGAGCAGTATCAAAATTTTAAAATGAATTATGAGGAGTTAGAATCTTCCATTCAAGAAATTGAAACAGAGCTTATCCATGCCGATGTACGTTTAAACAGGCGTTGGATGGCGATTAAAATTTTAGAAGAAGATAAAGCGCTAGTTGAAAAATTAGGGGATGAGTTTACCTATATTCAAGAAAAAGCGCAACGATGCGAGGAGCGTTTTCACCAAACGTATGATAAAGATATTGGTGCATTTTTAGCAGCTATTCGTTACGATTCTGCGGATTTGATTTTTCATAAATGCGTTAAAGTAACCAAACTGCATGAAGAGACCTTAACCGACAAGGTGGATAAAATTGTTTTAAACCGTTGGCTAGCTTTTCCTATTTTATTGTTGGTGATGTTTTTAGTCTATGAGCTTTCCATCGTCTATGGGTATAAATTGACCGATTATACGTGGCCACTTTTGGCTATGTTTAAAAATGTGGTGATTGATATTTTACCTGAGCCTGATTTGATTGACGTTCCTATGATAACGGACTTATCGATTTGGATGGTCAATAGTGCCAATGCTTTGATTAATTATATTCCTATCTTTTTTATCCTCTTTGCACTCATTGCGATTATGGAAGATGTTGGCTATATGCCACGCCTTGCGTTTATTTTAGACAAAGTCTTTAAAAAATTTGGGCTTCATGGACAATCCACCCTTCCTTTGGTATTAGGTGGAGCGATGGTCGGTGGATGTGCCGTTCCAGGCGTGATGTCGACCAAAGGCATTGCTGATGAGCGAGCGAGAATGGCTACGATTTTAGCGGTTCCTTATATGAATTGTTTGGCAAAAGTCCCTTTTTATACTCTCATTTTGGGGGCATTTTTTAAAGAAGAGATGGGTTTGATGATGTTTTATATCTCAACAGTCACTCTTTTTATTGCACTGATTGTCTCCAAACTTTTAACCAGTACGGTTTTAAAAACCAGAGAAACAGCGCCTTTTGTGATGGAGTTACCGCCGTATCATTTGCCTACGTTTAAAGGAGTGATTATTCGTGCAGCGCAAAGGGTTTGGGTTTACATTAAAAAAGTAGTGACCATTGTTTTAGCCGTAGCGATTATTTTATTTGCGATGTTGCAGTTTCCAGGACTAAGCCAAGAGGGGCAAGCTTCATACAATGAAAAAGTTCAAACCGCATTAAGTGATTTTGATCGTAAAGTTGCAAAATCGTCTTACTATACCATGGTTGATAGCAAAGAGAAAGTCTCTGCATTGGTGAATTATTATGATAATTACAAAGCAAAACGTATGGTTGTCTCAGGAAGTGAGGGTGCTAAAAATGTGGATGAAGCCTTTATGCGAAACGATGAAAATCTTTTTCGTTTTGTAAAACCAGAAAATGACAAAGATGCAAAAATTATCAACACTGCATTACGTACGCTTTCAAATGTTCGAAAAGATTTATTGCGTCAAATTAAAAATGAAAAGATTGAAAACAGTTTTCTAGGTATGCTAGGACATTCCATGGAGCCTATTACGCAATTTGCAGGGTTTGATTGGAAGATAAATGTGGCATTTTTAAGCTCCTTTGCAGCACGTGAGAGTGCCGTTGCCACCTTAGGTTCACTCTATGAAAATAACAAAGCAGATTCTAAACGTGCGGAAGAGGCCATGTATGAAAACAGTGGTTACAGTCCACTGCATGCTGTTGCTATTATTATTTTTATGGTTTTAACACCACCGTGTATTGCTACGATGATTGTGGTAAAGATGCAGGCTAATAGTTATAAATGGATGCTTTTTGCCATTTTATTTCCGATTACTTTAGGCATTATTATCTCTTCATTTATCTTCTCTTTTGGCTCTGTAGCGGGTTGGAGTGGCGTTGAGGCGATGAGCTATTTTTATGTAGCGATTGTCTTTTTAGCCTTGTTCTTAGGCTTGATGCCAAACCGTCAAAACGGATGGTTTGGTGGATTTAGAAAGTAA
- a CDS encoding FeoA family protein, giving the protein MHLGELRKGQKCKLITIHSMGKLKQKLLDMGFIFGASIEVVREAPLYDPMELRIQNYLVSLRRSEASLLEVEVL; this is encoded by the coding sequence ATGCATTTGGGTGAGCTTAGAAAAGGACAAAAGTGCAAGTTGATTACCATACATAGTATGGGAAAATTGAAGCAAAAATTATTAGATATGGGGTTTATTTTTGGGGCGAGTATTGAAGTAGTAAGAGAAGCACCTTTGTATGATCCTATGGAATTACGCATCCAAAATTATCTTGTGAGTTTAAGACGCAGTGAAGCCAGCCTTTTAGAGGTGGAGGTGTTATGA
- a CDS encoding TonB-dependent receptor plug domain-containing protein has product MQRYFIGSLIASVALYANEVHFLDEIVTIGTKSEKSVSEQTTHVEVINSEEIENSGASNLSEVLNATPFVYVAPSGKTISIRGMGHSDTLLLIDGKRVNGEFAKTYELERIPAGMIERIEVLKGSSSLLYGSDAMGGVINIITKKPSNEDVSGNVQVIGGKDKESVDTFVSGRINKLSYTFYANYLNRDAYSKSKSTDVKVMQGGVEKSPSTLTGVGASPFVTLRNNLSNSYTISNDYTDNLETKNVGGSLAYDFGDFFSAYIEASYLKEKKDGLYVSESYATNYKNAGNTIMAKYIPAHQYDDNERFNIATGFDYHPSETLKLTYNLAYSRYEKDRKVYTPLWSELGYASKEASKSSLNVSTLEYLTNDAQLTWTLDQNNRIITGAEHRIHDATSTAYNVDDRTYTGAFVQHEYTPFEKLHFVYGVRYDRTSTHEEETSLSVGATYDLLECLKLRASYAQGFRSPDDRELYVNQTNPNGRKMLGATVIDTSAGKSSQYDLKSETSETFEIGFLTHGDSWMFDVAAFTTTIDDRISQVSYTTGGSNYNTFENISDSEIKGVEATFDVGLHENVWLQLGYTYQDAQNKTEHTKLSDVPKRIASLSLRYTPIKNLEFRSTTKYIGEQEGIDGEDVGGFSVTNVKVIARELFKNTDVFAGVDNVFEKRTPDYLGLLPEFAYYVGFNYKF; this is encoded by the coding sequence ATGCAAAGATACTTTATAGGAAGTTTGATTGCCAGTGTGGCTTTGTATGCCAATGAGGTACATTTTTTGGATGAAATTGTCACCATTGGTACGAAGAGTGAAAAGAGTGTGAGTGAACAGACGACACACGTTGAGGTTATCAACTCCGAAGAGATTGAAAACTCAGGGGCGAGTAATCTCTCAGAAGTGTTAAATGCAACCCCTTTCGTATACGTTGCGCCCTCAGGTAAAACGATAAGCATTCGAGGTATGGGGCATTCTGATACGCTCTTGCTCATAGATGGCAAACGGGTCAATGGTGAGTTTGCAAAAACCTATGAGCTAGAGCGAATTCCAGCTGGAATGATTGAACGCATTGAGGTTTTAAAGGGAAGTTCTAGTTTGCTTTATGGCAGTGATGCCATGGGTGGGGTGATTAATATCATTACCAAAAAACCCTCCAATGAGGATGTGAGTGGCAATGTGCAAGTAATTGGTGGCAAAGATAAAGAGAGTGTGGACACCTTTGTTTCAGGTAGGATCAATAAACTCTCCTACACGTTTTATGCCAACTATCTTAACCGTGATGCTTACTCTAAGTCAAAAAGCACCGATGTCAAAGTGATGCAAGGAGGCGTCGAAAAGTCTCCTTCCACTCTCACAGGAGTAGGTGCATCCCCTTTTGTTACGTTACGAAATAATCTTTCAAACAGTTACACAATAAGCAACGACTACACCGATAATTTAGAAACGAAAAACGTGGGTGGCTCTTTAGCGTACGATTTTGGTGATTTTTTTAGCGCCTATATTGAAGCGTCCTATCTTAAAGAGAAAAAAGATGGGCTTTATGTGAGTGAAAGCTATGCAACCAACTATAAAAATGCTGGCAATACCATTATGGCAAAGTATATTCCAGCGCACCAATACGATGATAATGAGCGTTTTAATATTGCCACAGGGTTTGATTATCATCCCAGTGAGACGCTTAAACTCACCTACAATCTTGCCTACTCTCGGTATGAAAAAGATAGAAAAGTCTATACCCCTTTGTGGAGTGAATTAGGCTACGCTTCCAAAGAAGCTTCCAAATCCAGTCTGAATGTCTCGACCTTAGAGTACCTCACCAATGATGCCCAACTTACATGGACGCTGGATCAAAATAACCGCATTATTACAGGAGCGGAGCATCGCATCCATGATGCCACATCTACCGCATATAATGTGGATGATAGAACTTATACAGGGGCTTTTGTCCAACACGAATATACGCCTTTTGAAAAGCTCCATTTTGTTTATGGTGTACGATACGATAGAACCTCTACGCATGAAGAAGAGACTTCATTGAGCGTTGGGGCAACGTATGACCTTTTGGAGTGTTTAAAACTGAGAGCCAGTTATGCGCAAGGGTTTCGAAGTCCTGATGATAGAGAACTCTATGTCAATCAAACCAACCCTAATGGCAGAAAAATGTTAGGCGCAACCGTGATTGATACGAGTGCGGGAAAGAGCTCGCAATACGACTTAAAGTCTGAAACAAGTGAAACCTTTGAAATAGGCTTTTTAACACACGGCGATAGCTGGATGTTCGATGTGGCAGCTTTTACTACCACTATTGATGATCGAATCTCCCAAGTCTCATACACAACAGGTGGTTCTAACTATAACACCTTTGAAAACATTAGCGACAGTGAAATTAAAGGGGTCGAGGCTACCTTTGATGTGGGATTGCACGAAAATGTCTGGCTTCAATTAGGCTATACCTACCAAGATGCTCAAAATAAAACAGAACATACCAAACTCTCAGACGTGCCAAAACGTATAGCAAGCCTGAGCCTTCGCTATACACCTATTAAAAACCTTGAGTTTCGCTCAACCACCAAATACATTGGTGAGCAAGAGGGCATTGATGGAGAGGATGTGGGAGGTTTTAGTGTAACCAATGTGAAAGTGATTGCTAGGGAGCTTTTCAAAAACACCGATGTGTTTGCAGGCGTGGATAATGTGTTTGAAAAGAGAACCCCTGATTACTTAGGTTTGTTGCCTGAATTTGCTTATTATGTAGGCTTTAATTATAAATTTTAG
- a CDS encoding TonB-dependent receptor domain-containing protein produces MRKKGVLGLSLVASLCLLPEGMLADAFITLESVTLMEEALSGIGEAKVISKESLEKTQAKEMKEVFKNEPSVLVGGGARNAQRVYLRGIEGNNLNITIDGAKQGGSLFQHMGDVGSIDPSLLKSVEVSTIAGADKGNGALGGSIAFETVDAQDLLKEGQELGATLRGGYYSASDGVRGGTSVYGKSGHVGILLDVSGLNQHDYRTGKGGDADNTAVKDRNYFFKASLLDYYDHSLKLGATHTTNDGHYIAGSSGSDMGVPDPNAATSHIITTRDTYTLDYRYNPQSEWIDLKANVYYNDRNYDNKTNHTDVSSQNYGGNIKNTLGFATGDVNHLFSVGMDYDIEDGVTKASSGDITNTSKTLGAFVQGSSNYQIATLRYGVRLDEYSIEYGPSNEVTGHEFSPNVGLDIELIEGLTAFTNYREAIKIGSVIPVQWLSNANAATTFNGTLNGDLEPESSKQIEGGLRYKTKSLLADTDSIVLGVSLFKTTISDLISKNPAGGPTIANIYNSDVDVISKGYELKASYALAPFKTSLSFLHANVEDENGVAILSRRIAGSVGDTLVWDTSWRMNPQFSLGYTLTSVGKLDDEIKRDSYVVHDLSLEYKPASLKNLTLYFAINNLFDKEYYAQTSFESGDTLVEEAGRDFRASFKYVF; encoded by the coding sequence ATGCGAAAAAAAGGCGTTTTAGGGCTTAGTTTGGTGGCATCTTTATGTCTGCTTCCTGAGGGTATGTTAGCCGATGCTTTTATTACCTTAGAGAGTGTGACTTTGATGGAAGAGGCTTTGAGTGGTATTGGTGAAGCCAAAGTAATTTCCAAAGAGAGTTTGGAGAAAACACAAGCCAAAGAGATGAAAGAGGTCTTTAAAAATGAGCCTTCCGTCTTGGTGGGCGGTGGGGCGAGAAATGCCCAAAGGGTTTATCTACGAGGTATTGAGGGAAACAATCTTAACATTACCATTGATGGCGCAAAACAAGGTGGAAGTCTGTTTCAGCACATGGGTGATGTGGGGAGTATTGATCCTTCATTGCTTAAAAGTGTTGAGGTTTCAACCATTGCAGGAGCCGATAAAGGCAATGGGGCATTGGGGGGAAGCATTGCCTTTGAAACGGTGGATGCGCAAGATTTACTTAAAGAGGGGCAAGAGCTAGGAGCTACGCTTCGAGGTGGCTATTACAGTGCTTCAGATGGCGTGCGTGGTGGGACTTCCGTGTATGGAAAAAGTGGGCATGTGGGCATTTTACTGGATGTCTCTGGGCTCAATCAGCACGATTATCGAACAGGTAAGGGTGGTGATGCGGATAACACCGCTGTTAAAGATAGAAACTACTTCTTTAAAGCGAGTTTACTCGACTATTATGACCACAGTCTAAAACTTGGAGCGACACATACGACCAATGATGGGCATTATATTGCAGGCAGTTCTGGAAGTGATATGGGTGTACCAGATCCAAATGCGGCGACCAGTCATATCATCACGACACGTGATACCTATACGCTTGATTATCGTTACAATCCCCAAAGCGAGTGGATTGATCTTAAGGCAAACGTGTACTACAACGACCGCAATTACGACAACAAAACCAATCATACGGATGTAAGTAGTCAAAACTACGGTGGAAATATTAAAAATACGCTAGGTTTTGCGACAGGAGATGTCAATCATCTTTTTAGTGTGGGGATGGATTATGATATTGAAGATGGTGTTACTAAAGCCAGCTCAGGCGACATCACCAATACCTCTAAAACCTTAGGCGCTTTTGTTCAAGGCAGTTCCAATTATCAAATTGCCACGTTGCGCTATGGCGTCCGATTGGATGAGTATTCCATCGAATACGGCCCTAGCAATGAAGTGACAGGGCATGAATTTTCCCCCAATGTTGGCTTAGATATTGAACTCATCGAGGGATTGACCGCTTTTACCAATTACCGTGAGGCGATTAAAATCGGCAGTGTCATTCCTGTGCAATGGCTCTCTAACGCCAATGCAGCAACCACCTTTAATGGCACGTTAAATGGCGATTTGGAGCCTGAGAGTTCTAAACAGATTGAGGGGGGACTCCGCTATAAAACTAAAAGCCTTTTGGCAGATACAGACAGTATCGTCTTAGGTGTGAGCCTCTTTAAAACGACTATTTCAGATTTAATTTCCAAAAATCCAGCAGGTGGTCCTACCATTGCAAATATTTATAACAGCGATGTGGATGTCATCTCCAAAGGCTATGAACTTAAAGCCTCGTATGCCCTGGCTCCTTTTAAAACTTCGCTGAGTTTTTTACATGCCAATGTGGAGGATGAAAACGGTGTTGCCATTTTAAGTAGACGTATTGCGGGTTCTGTAGGCGATACCTTGGTTTGGGATACTTCATGGCGCATGAATCCCCAGTTTTCTCTAGGCTATACGCTGACTTCTGTGGGTAAATTGGACGATGAGATTAAGCGGGATAGTTATGTGGTGCATGACCTCTCTTTGGAGTATAAACCTGCATCTTTGAAAAATTTAACGCTTTATTTTGCCATCAACAACCTCTTTGACAAAGAGTACTACGCACAAACGTCATTTGAGAGCGGTGATACTTTGGTTGAAGAAGCGGGGCGTGATTTTAGAGCGTCCTTTAAATACGTATTTTAA